A single window of Pyxidicoccus xibeiensis DNA harbors:
- a CDS encoding YceI family protein produces the protein MTTTTWNIDTTHSGIHFSVRHMVIAKVRGNFQKFSGTVALDEQDVTKSSVSVSIDTASISTGVEQRDNHLRSADFFEVEKFPAITFQSTKVEKTSGNGLRVTGNLTIRDITREVVLDAEQLGVGKDPWGNVKAAFEAKTSVDRRDFGLKWNQALETGGVLVGEKIEIALEVQAVKAQAVQAA, from the coding sequence ATGACGACCACGACCTGGAACATCGACACCACCCACTCCGGCATCCACTTCTCCGTCCGCCACATGGTCATCGCGAAGGTTCGCGGCAACTTCCAGAAGTTCAGCGGCACGGTGGCGCTGGACGAGCAGGACGTCACGAAGTCCTCCGTCTCCGTCAGCATCGACACGGCGAGCATCTCCACCGGAGTCGAGCAGCGTGACAACCACCTGCGCTCGGCCGACTTCTTCGAGGTGGAGAAGTTCCCCGCCATCACCTTCCAGAGCACGAAGGTGGAGAAGACGTCCGGCAACGGGCTGCGCGTCACCGGCAACCTGACCATCCGCGACATCACCCGCGAGGTGGTGCTGGACGCCGAGCAGCTCGGCGTGGGCAAGGACCCGTGGGGCAACGTCAAGGCGGCCTTCGAGGCGAAGACCTCCGTCGACCGGCGCGACTTCGGCCTCAAGTGGAACCAGGCGCTGGAGACCGGCGGCGTCCTCGTGGGCGAGAAGATTGAAATCGCCCT
- a CDS encoding GNAT family N-acetyltransferase, which yields MEQMRKLAPVNQHLLARGPRVVLRAPRAEDQEAFLAATRASRRFHRPWVAPATTPEAFRAYLRRNEGDDFEALLACERESDSIIGAFNLSQIFRGGFQNAYLGYWAVHGFQGRGLMSEALQLVLGYTFRTLKLHRVEANIQPGNAASRALVLRAGFRMEGFSPRYLKVAGRWRDHERWALCREDWRPTLSR from the coding sequence ATGGAACAAATGCGGAAATTGGCACCCGTCAACCAGCACCTCCTCGCCCGGGGGCCACGCGTCGTCCTGCGGGCTCCTCGCGCGGAGGACCAAGAGGCCTTCCTGGCGGCCACCCGGGCGAGCCGACGCTTCCACCGGCCATGGGTGGCCCCAGCGACCACGCCCGAGGCGTTCCGGGCGTACCTGCGGCGCAACGAAGGCGACGACTTCGAGGCGCTGCTGGCCTGTGAGCGCGAGTCCGACAGCATCATCGGCGCCTTCAACCTGAGCCAGATCTTCCGGGGCGGCTTCCAGAACGCGTACCTGGGCTACTGGGCCGTCCACGGCTTCCAGGGACGGGGACTCATGTCCGAAGCGCTGCAGCTCGTGCTCGGGTACACCTTCCGGACCCTGAAGCTGCACCGCGTGGAGGCCAACATCCAGCCGGGCAATGCCGCCTCCAGGGCCCTGGTGCTCCGGGCCGGGTTCCGGATGGAGGGGTTCTCCCCGCGCTATCTCAAGGTCGCGGGCCGGTGGCGAGACCACGAGCGCTGGGCCCTGTGCCGCGAGGACTGGCGCCCCACCCTCTCTCGATAA